The genomic region TCCTGCTGGGCCAGGGCGTGCGGCACCTGGTGTCACTGTCGGAGCGGGCGCCGCCGCACCACGGCTGCTGCCCCGCCATCCGGCTCCACCGGCTCCGCATCCCCGACTTCACCCCCCCGACGCCCGAGCAGATCCAGAGCTTCCTGCAGCTGGTGGAGGACGCCAACGCCCGCGGCGAGGTACGGCGGCGGGGACTCGTCACACCGGCGTGGCAtcgcggggaggaggaggaggtggcggcaCCCAGGTTACACCGAGGGGGTGACACCATGGCGGGAtggcgggcagcgcggggggctgccggggggacaCCGCGTCCCTCCGCGCCGGCGCCAGCTGAGGGTGTGACACCGCCGGCCAGGCCGTGGCGGTGCACTGTATGCTGGGGCGCGGGCGGACGGGCACCATGCTGGCCTGCTACCTGGCGAAGGCGGGGAAGATGAGCGGTGACAACGCCATCCGGGAGATCCGGCGGCTGCGGCCTGGCTCCATCGAGAcgcaggagcagaaggaagccGTGATCCGGTTCTGCCAGCGCCTTCGGTAGGtgcagccccgcggcggggagtCCTGGCTTTGTGGCACTGCGCTCCCCACAGGGGCTCCCAACGCCGTGCCGGGGCCACAGCCGGTGGCATTCCGGGTATGGCAAGCGGGAAGGGAGCTGCAGGTGCCAAAGCCCAGTTTGCCAGTGGGATCTGCCCCTCCGCAGCACTGGAGAGGACAACGAGGAGCCGTGAGCGCGACCAACTCCCTGAGGCAGCCTGTGATGGACGGGTTCGATGGAGACGGTCACCCCAAGGTGCTGCTGTCTGTCCCCTCCCGCATTAAAGGACTCCCTTGTGGCTTCTCTCCAGGTCTGTGTGTGGGGAACTGGGTGGGCAGCACACGGAGCTCTGCCGGGCTCCGTGACACCCCGCTGCGCCCCACGGCTCGGTCGGCGGCCACGGGGGTCCTGGCTCTTGGGTCTCTGCCTGGCCTCGGCCCTCggggacagccagcagctccacGGCAGGCTGGCCCCGGAGCTGGTCGCCCGCCAAAGCGGTGACACCACGTGGAGGGTGGCAGCCGGGGGCCAGCCCGGGACGTCGACGCTTAAAGTGAAGCTTAGACGGAGTTTAGGCATCCCTGTCCAAATGTCCAATCCTGAAAATCTCTTCTCAGCTGCTCCTAACCTTGGTGGCATTTAAATCCTGAGTGCAAGAAGTGTCACCGTCACCATTCCCGGCCACGCGGCACATGGCCGGGAGCGCCTGGCGCTCACTGGGCACAAGTGCCGCATCCGCGCTCCGGGCTGGTGGGGCCATCGCCTCTGCCAGGCAACTCCACAGCCCCCAAATGTTGCCCTGGAACCCCAAAATATTGTCATCTGTCTTCCCTCGGGAACGAAGCACCGGGGTGGTGGCACTGGGCACCATTGACAAAATGGCTGCGCCCCGCTCAGAGCCGTGGCCGGGGGCAACTGACTGTCTCGGGGTGGCTGTAGCACCCTGATGTCCCCCTCTCCTGGACCCCACAGGGCCAGCGGTGGGACCGTCGGGGATGGAGGAGGTTACTGGGGGGATGTCTTCGCTGCAGGGTGCGGGGCACCCCAAAAAGCAGGGGGTAGAACGCAGCCCCCACCCCTGCCCGGTGTCCCACGGCCCTTCCCCGGCGGGGATTCCGGAGGTACCCGTGTCCCACGGGCGATGCCGTGGCTCCGGTGGGCTGTGACACCGCACCGGGATGTGGTGCCACCTgggggtgctcagctctgcctgcagcccttggctggggtggcgggggggggggggacagccctgggtgaggggacagggacagggacgatGGGGACGATGGGGACAATGGGAATGATGGGGACGGGGCAGCGCCGTCCGGTCGCCGTGCCTAAGCCTGTGGGAGCCGCAGGACTCACATGGGCCCGTGAGATGCAGGAAAGCAGCTTAACCGCAGAATTATTTACTTTAACTCCTCTTTCTTTAGCTCTGGCCTTAATAGTCTCCCGGGCTCagggggccgggccaggccgggccgaCGGGGGGGACCGtgagaccccccccgccccatggaAGGGGGGCCGGGACAGGGGGCTCTgccgcagcatccccagcccagcgCTCGGTGCCGCTGCCAGGACTCGGCGGTGCCGCGGAACAGGGCCCGGCATGGCGCGCGGTCTGCCGCCATGGCCACGCTCGGCCCTTGATGCCGGGCTCCATCGTGGCAACGGGGAGGCGGGGGATGTCCCCTGCCCGGCGTGTCCCCATCCCAGGAGGCTTCCCAGAGCCCCCAGCCTGGCGGGCAGCCCAGCTCCGGCTCAGTCTGGTGGGATGGGGACGCCGGGACACGGCACCAGTGGCCATCCCCGCGCCAGGGACGCATTTAGGATGGGATTAGAGAGGAGgcggctggggcagggaagggcaggtggggagggagcccTGGCGCGATGGCGGTCACGGGGGTGACCCCTGCCCACACGTGCACTGCCGCCTGGCCACGGGGCTGGGCACGGTGCGGGGGCACGGTTTGGCAGGGTGTGATATGATGTGGGATggctcggcacggctcggcacggctTGGCAGGGTGTGATATGGCGTGGTGTGGCTTAGTATGGCTTGGCAGGGTGTGATACGGTGTGGTATGGCTCGGCACGGCATGGTGTACGGAGTGGTACGGCAGGGAAAGGcccagcatggcacggcacggcttGGCAGGGTGTGATGTGGTGTGGTGTGGCACGGCATGGCTTGGCACAGCATGGTGTATGGTGTGGTGTGGCAGGGAAAGGCTTGGCACGGCTCAGCACAGCTCGGCAGGGTGTGgtatggcacagcatggcatggcacggcatggttTATGGTGTGGTATGGCAGGGAAGGGCTTGGCGTGGCATGACACGGCTCGGCAGGGTGTGATGTCGTGTGGTATGGCTTGGCACggcttggcatggcatggcttAATAGGGTATATGGCGTGGTGTGGCACGGCACGGCTTGGCATGGCTCGGCAGGGTGTGATGTGGTGTGGTATGGCTGGGCACGGCACGGTGTATGGTGTGGTATGGCAGGGAAGGGctcggcatggcatggcacggctcGGCAGGGCGTGATATGGTGTGGTATGGCTCGGTATGGCTCGGCACGGCATGGTGTACGGTGTGGTATGGCAGGGAAGGGCTCGGCACGGCGCGGCTGGGCATGGCGGTGCCCGgcctgcagcagcccccgggTGGGCTCCATGCGCTGCCAACCCTCCCGGCCAGGCCGCGTGCGGGCACCCCGGTGTCACACACCTGGTCACACACCACTGCCACCCACGCGGCCCGTGCCAGTGtcccacgggtgtcccccccgccgtgtccccgccTCCCGTTCCCCTCGCCATgttcccccccgtgtccccgtcccgctcccaccggaactacaactcccagcagcccccgcgcccgccgccgctccgccattggccgccgcgggggcgtgctgCGCCGGGCTCTCCATTGGCTGTCGCCGTGGCaacggggcgggggcggggcaggggcggggcccggggcggcccCTCCCGGCGCCGCGGGTTTGTTTgcggccgcccggcggcggccggagggagcggagcggagcggggagcggagccgagccgggcccagcccagcccagcctcggCGGGACGGGCATGAGGAGCCGGGGATCGCGGAGCCGCCAGCGCCCCCCACCCGGGGTCGGTGCGCCGTGGGCAGCGCCGCGGAGCCCGCCCTGAGGCGTCGGTCTCCCGGAGACGTCGCGCCGGAGCCCGGtgacccgccgcccgccccgtcccgtcccgccggggCCGCCTGAAGGGGGGATCTGGGCTATGCGGTGGTGGCTGCGCGCCGCCGTCCTTAGCCTGCTCGCCGGCGCCGGCGCTGAGGGTAAGGGGCCGCCGTCCCGCCGGGCCgggagcccggggctggggcgggagcGGGCGCGATGCCGGCGGGGCCGGTCCGGCCGGTGCCGGgcccccgggaggcggcggggatggcacacacgtggtgccgcggcgcggTCGGTGCCGTCGGGCGGGGGGTGTCGGGgtcggtggggggggggggggggcggcagggtcCCGTCCCGCCGGTGGGGCTgaccccccctcccgcctcggTCCCCGCAGGCAGCGGCCAGAGCGAGTCCCGGGCCGTGGTGGGGCGAGTCGGGGAGAGCACGGTGCTGGGCTGCGACCTGCTGGATGCCCACGAAGACCGGCCCCCCCTCTACGTGATCGAGTGGGTCCGCTTCGGCTTCGTCCTCCCCATCTTCATCAAGTTCGGGCTCTACTCGCCGCGGGTGGACCCGGAGTACATCGGTGAGTCCCATGGCCGGGGCGGTTATGTGGTCCTGGGGAGTCACACGAGGTCCCCCCAGGCTGGCTCCGGTGTCCCGTGTCCCCGCTGTCCTCGGCAGGGCCCCAGCCGAGGGCCGCCGCTGTCAGACCGCATTAATCACGCTCCTGGGGCGGTGGGGAAGCGCAGGGCTCCCTCCGGCCccgggcagcaggaggggacgttgtggggctggtgggggtcTCCACGCCAGGGCAGAGTCCCCTCCTTGCGCGGCAGCTCCAGGGatggctggagcaggaggcacCGGGGACGTGGGTACCCAGCTCGGCTGCGGTGGGGATCCCTGCCGGGACAGAGGGTGGGAGAAGCTCCCGTCATGCTGGCTATCGCTCCCATCACTGTGGCCTCTGGCTCCCGAGGCCTCCCCCAGCACCATCCACTTGGGAATGGGGACGGGTGAGCACCCACTTGCTGGCACCGGGGCTGTGCCGTCTGCCGGTGACCGTAccggctcagtactggggccggtAACAGCAAGGTGCCCTGTGCCAGAGGCTGCGGACCCCTCGGGTGCTGCCACTCCACCGCCTCGGTCCACGCGGGTCGCTTGAAGGTTGAGCCTGGGGAAGGGATTTTGGCGAAGCCACTAATTGGCGGTGCTGGGCTGGCCGGGATTTGGAGCAAAGCTGTGCTGGGGAAGGTCTGCGGCGTGGGAGGGGGATATTCTCCTCTTTACGGATATTTAAAGTGAAGCGGTGGCAGACCTTGAGGGATCCCTGCGAGAGGGATCCCAGCGAGCGCGGAGGTGAAGACAACGGGAGCATCCCTCGGGGATGGctagggaggagggaagggctggcagcTGTGGCAGCGACGCACCAAAATCCTCCCACGGGACGGGGAGGGCTAGAGAGACGGATCCTGCCCGGGTCAGGAGCCTGCGCCCGCTGCCCAAACTGGCCCTTGCCAAAAAAATGTGCGTCAGGCCGAGGTTTGAGCCAACCGCTCTCCTGCCTGGCCGCGGCAGAgcgctgctgcctttccctgggcTGTGCAGACCGACTTTGGGGGAACGCCTCGGCTCTCCCCGCTGCCAGCCGGCACCTGGGAACACCTTGGCTCCGTAGCCAGCTCCGTGGGGCCGGCGTGACAACAAACCCGACGGTGACGGTGACGATGAGGCACCTGCTttgctggggctgggctcctgTTACCTGAGCCCGGTGCTGCCTGCGGGGGCCCCTCGCCGCAGCAGCTCCGGTTACCCAGAAAGGGGCTGGCAGCgtcctgcccgcgctgccctcatccctgcccgctcctgcccgcgctgccctTGGCCCGGGGAGCAGGTTGGGCCGCTGGGGATCagcgccgggggtggggggatgcgCTGGGGGAAGGGGTCTGGTGGCTGTAATGAGGGCGaggtgggtgggcagggggggctggcgGCTGTCACCATGGCAGCGGGGGCGGCTTGTTTTCAATCCTctgggggctggaagggatggagggaaggaaggggccGCAGGGTAAGGGCGAGGGCAGCCTCTCCTTCCAGCCTTACCCAGACAGAGCAGATCAAGCGTCACCCCACGGCTGGGGAGCCCCCGCTGTCACCCACGTCCCTCGTGGGGCAATTTGGGGCATCCTGGGGACACTTGAGGAAGCGGAGTCAGCTCTCCCCCAGGTGCCACCGTCCCCCACGGTGTCACGGACCGCTGTCCCCTGCCGTCAGCCGGCCTGAAGCGGGCTGGTGGTCCCTGGACGGGCCGCCTGCTCTGGCACCCCATTGCCGGCGGCGAGCGCGgcggctggggctgcagccccctttGTGTCCCTCTGAATGACGGTTGCCAGGCACTGGGGGATGCTGGTCTGGAGGGCAGCGGCGGTTTTGTTTATCGGCAGGgtggtggaagaggaggagggggctggggccggcacggggccgggggggggggggggggggggggggattagggggaggctgggggctgtccccagggcgcTCTGATCCCTTCCAAAGGGACCTTTGTTCCCTTCCTGCTGCTCCCGCCCGGCTCCTGGGGCTTCGagctggcagctgcaggcagggatggggtttCCCAGAGCTCCCCGGAGCTGCCCCGCTTCCCAGGGCTCGGCGCGGGAGCCGGCTCTGGGGTGAGCGGTGGGAGGACCCCTTGTCCCAGGGGATCTTCTACCGTGGCTCCCACCCCTCCAGCTTGTCCTGCCGCCCCCCTGCCTCACGTTTGAGGTTTGCCCAGGGTGTTGTGAGGGATGCTCGAGCGCGGGATGCTGCCGGAggcgccccgctccccccgtcTGTCCCCGGCATCTGCCGTGGGAGTACCAGAGTGGTccatggg from Rissa tridactyla isolate bRisTri1 chromosome 23, bRisTri1.patW.cur.20221130, whole genome shotgun sequence harbors:
- the DUSP23 gene encoding dual specificity protein phosphatase 23 isoform X2, which encodes MGACEPPNFSWVAEGRLAGLAMPREPGHYRFLLGQGVRHLVSLSERAPPHHGCCPAIRLHRLRIPDFTPPTPEQIQSFLQLVEDANARGEAVAVHCMLGRGRTGTMLACYLAKAGKMSGDNAIREIRRLRPGSIETQEQKEAVIRFCQRLR
- the DUSP23 gene encoding dual specificity protein phosphatase 23 isoform X1, which encodes MGACEPPNFSWVAEGRLAGLAMPREPGHYRFLLGQGVRHLVSLSERAPPHHGCCPAIRLHRLRIPDFTPPTPEQIQSFLQLVEDANARGEAVAVHCMLGRGRTGTMLACYLAKAGKMSGDNAIREIRRLRPGSIETQEQKEAVIRFCQRLRTGEDNEEP